From Bacteroides uniformis:
TACCCGTACTTAAGAAGATTGTTATCAATCAGGGTCTGGGTATGGCTGTTGCCGACAAGAAGATTATTGAAGTGGCAATTAATGAAATGACTACTATCACTGGCCAGAAAGCCGTGGCAACCATTTCTCGTAAGGATATTGCAAACTTTAAGTTGCGTAAGAAAATGCCGATTGGCGTTATGGTAACTCTGCGTCGTGAGAGAATGTACGAATTCCTTGAAAAGTTGGTTCGTGTAGCTCTGCCTCGTATCCGCGACTTCAAGGGTATTGAAAGTAAGTTCGATGGTAAGGGTAACTATACCCTTGGTATTCAGGAACAAATCATTTTCCCTGAAATTAATATCGATAGTATTACTAGAATTCTCGGAATGAATATTACCTTTGTAACCTCTGCGCAAACAGATGAAGAAGGGTATGCCTTGTTGAAAGAATTC
This genomic window contains:
- the rplE gene encoding 50S ribosomal protein L5; translation: MSNTASLKKEYAERIAPALKSQFQYSSSMQIPVLKKIVINQGLGMAVADKKIIEVAINEMTTITGQKAVATISRKDIANFKLRKKMPIGVMVTLRRERMYEFLEKLVRVALPRIRDFKGIESKFDGKGNYTLGIQEQIIFPEINIDSITRILGMNITFVTSAQTDEEGYALLKEFGLPFKNAKKD